In Helicobacter pylori, a single genomic region encodes these proteins:
- the rfaD gene encoding ADP-glyceromanno-heptose 6-epimerase: MRYIDDGLENQTILITGGAGFVGSNLAFYFQENHPKAKVVILDKFRNNTLFSNKHPSSLGHFKNLIGFKGEVIVADINNPLDLRHLEKLHFDYLFHQAAVSDTTMLNQELVMKTNYQAFLNLLEIAQSKKAKVIYASSAGVYGNTKAPNVVGSNESPENVYGFSKLCMDEFILSHSSDNIQVGLRYFNVYGPREFYKEKTASMVLQIALSAMAFKEVKLFEFGEQLRDFVYIEDVIQANVKAMKAQKSGVYNVGYSQARSYNEIVSILKEHLGDFKVSYIKNPYAFFQKHTQAHIEPTILDLDYTPLYDLESGIKDYLPHIHAIFKEQHA, from the coding sequence ATGCGTTATATTGATGATGGATTAGAAAATCAAACGATTTTAATCACCGGTGGGGCTGGCTTTGTAGGCAGTAATTTAGCCTTTTATTTTCAAGAGAACCACCCTAAAGCTAAAGTGGTAATTTTGGATAAGTTTCGCAATAACACGCTTTTCAGTAATAAGCACCCCAGTTCCTTAGGGCATTTTAAGAATTTAATCGGTTTTAAGGGCGAAGTGATTGTAGCTGATATTAATAATCCCTTAGATTTAAGGCATTTAGAAAAATTGCATTTTGATTATTTGTTCCACCAAGCGGCTGTTTCTGATACGACCATGCTCAATCAAGAATTAGTGATGAAAACCAATTATCAGGCTTTTTTAAACCTTTTAGAAATCGCTCAATCAAAAAAGGCTAAAGTGATTTATGCTTCTTCAGCGGGCGTTTATGGCAATACCAAAGCCCCCAATGTGGTGGGCTCAAACGAAAGCCCTGAAAATGTTTATGGCTTTTCTAAGCTTTGCATGGACGAATTTATTCTTTCGCATTCAAGCGATAACATTCAAGTGGGCTTAAGGTATTTCAATGTCTATGGGCCTAGGGAATTTTATAAAGAAAAAACCGCTTCTATGGTTTTGCAGATCGCTTTAAGCGCGATGGCGTTTAAGGAAGTCAAGCTTTTTGAATTTGGCGAGCAATTAAGGGATTTTGTCTATATTGAAGATGTGATCCAAGCGAATGTGAAAGCGATGAAGGCTCAAAAAAGCGGGGTTTATAATGTGGGTTATTCGCAAGCCAGAAGTTATAATGAAATCGTTAGCATTTTAAAAGAGCATTTAGGGGATTTTAAAGTGAGCTATATTAAAAACCCTTACGCTTTTTTCCAAAAGCACACCCAAGCGCACATTGAACCTACTATTTTGGATTTGGATTACACCCCTTTATACGATTTAGAAAGCGGTATTAAAGATTATTTGCCCCATATCCATGCGATTTTCAAAGAGCAACACGCATGA
- the rfaE1 gene encoding D-glycero-beta-D-manno-heptose-7-phosphate kinase: MKKILVIGDLIADYYLWGKSERLSPEAPVPVLEVKKESKNLGGAANVANNLTSLKAKVFLCGAVGDDLEGKHFLNALKARNIDTSGVLIDKTRCTTLKTRIIAQNQQIARVDKEIKDPLNADLRKKLLDFFTEKIQEIDGVILSDYNKGVLDFELTQTMIALANKHHKLILCDPKGKDYSKYSHASLITPNRAELEHALHLKLDSHANLSKALQILKETYQIAMPLVTLSEQGIAFLEKGELVNCPTIAKEVYDVTGAGDTVIASLTLSLLESKSLKDACEFANAAAAVVVGKMGSALASLEEIALILNQTHPKILPLEKLLETLDQQKIVFTNGCFDLLHKGHASYLQKAKALGDILVVGLNSDNSIKRLKGDKRPIVSEKDRAFLLASLSCVDYVVVFEEDTPIKLIQALKPDILVKGADYLNKEVIGSELAKETRLIEFEEGYSTSAIIEKIKRTHND, from the coding sequence ATGAAAAAAATCCTAGTCATAGGCGATCTGATCGCTGATTATTATTTGTGGGGGAAGAGCGAACGGCTTTCGCCTGAAGCCCCTGTGCCTGTTTTAGAAGTCAAAAAAGAGAGCAAGAATTTAGGCGGAGCGGCCAATGTGGCTAATAACCTTACCTCTTTAAAAGCTAAAGTCTTTTTATGTGGGGCAGTGGGCGATGATTTAGAGGGCAAGCATTTTTTGAACGCTCTCAAAGCTAGGAATATTGACACTTCAGGCGTCTTAATAGATAAAACCCGTTGCACCACGCTTAAAACACGCATTATCGCGCAAAACCAGCAAATCGCGCGCGTGGATAAGGAAATCAAAGACCCCTTAAACGCTGATTTAAGAAAAAAACTTTTAGATTTTTTCACAGAAAAAATCCAAGAAATAGATGGCGTTATCCTTTCAGATTACAATAAGGGCGTGTTGGATTTTGAACTCACTCAAACAATGATCGCTCTAGCCAACAAGCACCACAAGCTCATTTTATGCGATCCTAAAGGGAAGGATTATAGCAAATATTCTCATGCGAGTTTGATCACGCCTAATCGCGCTGAATTAGAGCATGCGCTCCATTTGAAATTAGACAGCCATGCGAATTTATCAAAAGCGCTCCAAATCTTAAAAGAAACTTATCAAATCGCCATGCCTTTAGTCACTTTGAGCGAACAGGGCATCGCTTTTTTAGAAAAAGGCGAGCTGGTCAATTGCCCCACTATCGCTAAAGAAGTTTATGATGTAACGGGAGCAGGCGATACGGTGATAGCGTCTTTAACGCTTTCTTTATTAGAATCAAAGAGCCTAAAAGATGCTTGCGAGTTTGCCAATGCGGCTGCGGCGGTGGTGGTGGGTAAAATGGGGAGCGCGTTAGCGAGTTTAGAAGAAATCGCTTTGATTTTGAACCAAACGCACCCTAAAATTCTCCCTTTAGAAAAGCTGTTAGAAACTTTAGATCAGCAAAAAATCGTTTTCACCAATGGCTGTTTTGACCTCCTCCATAAAGGGCATGCGAGTTATTTGCAAAAGGCTAAAGCTTTAGGGGATATTCTTGTTGTGGGGTTAAATAGCGATAATTCCATTAAAAGGCTTAAGGGGGATAAACGCCCCATAGTGAGCGAAAAAGACAGAGCGTTCCTTTTAGCGAGTTTGTCTTGCGTGGATTATGTTGTGGTGTTTGAAGAAGACACACCAATAAAATTGATTCAAGCCCTAAAGCCTGATATTTTAGTCAAGGGAGCGGACTACCTCAATAAAGAAGTCATAGGGAGCGAGTTGGCTAAAGAAACCCGTTTGATAGAATTTGAAGAAGGTTATTCCACAAGCGCTATCATAGAAAAAATTAAAAGGACACATAATGATTGA
- the gmhA gene encoding D-sedoheptulose 7-phosphate isomerase — protein MIDDLIQKEFLAHKEALEKSLESLQEALKQSVHLLIETLENQGKILICGNGGSASDAQHFAAELTGRYKLERKGLSALSLSTDTSALTAIANDYGYEEVFARQVEALGVKNDVLIGISTSGNSKNVLKAYEKAKDLGMKTLSLAGRDGGKMKPLSDMALIVPSDDTPRIQEMHILMIHILCDCIERHFAHKN, from the coding sequence ATGATTGATGATTTGATTCAAAAAGAATTTTTAGCCCATAAGGAAGCGTTAGAAAAAAGTTTAGAGAGTTTGCAAGAAGCGTTAAAGCAAAGCGTTCATCTTTTGATAGAAACTTTAGAAAATCAAGGGAAAATCCTTATTTGCGGTAACGGGGGGAGCGCTAGCGATGCGCAGCATTTTGCCGCTGAATTGACCGGGCGCTATAAATTGGAAAGGAAAGGCTTGAGTGCCTTAAGTTTAAGCACGGATACCTCAGCTCTTACCGCCATTGCGAACGATTATGGTTATGAAGAAGTGTTTGCCAGACAAGTAGAAGCACTAGGGGTAAAAAACGATGTTTTGATAGGGATTTCTACAAGCGGTAATTCCAAAAATGTCCTAAAAGCTTATGAAAAAGCCAAAGATTTAGGGATGAAAACGCTTAGTTTAGCGGGGCGTGATGGGGGGAAAATGAAGCCTTTAAGCGATATGGCTTTGATTGTCCCTAGCGATGATACCCCACGAATCCAAGAAATGCACATTCTTATGATCCACATCTTATGCGATTGCATTGAAAGGCATTTCGCTCATAAAAATTAG
- a CDS encoding GMP reductase: MSLKVFDYEDVQLIPNKCIVNSRSECDTTVILGKHAFKMPIVPANMQTIINEPIAEFLAENGYFYIMHRFNGSTRIPFVKKMKERQWISSISVGVKKEEYLFIEELAKQKLASDYITIDIAHGHSNSVIEMIQRIKTHFPETFVIAGNVGTPEAVRELENAGADATKVGIGPGKACITKIKTGFGTGGWQLAALRWCAKAARKPIIADGGIRTHGDIAKSIRFGATMVMIGSLFAGHEESSGETKIENGIAYKEYFGSASEFQKGEKKNVEGKKIWIQHKGSLKDTLIEMHQDLQSSISYAGGRDLEAIRKVDYVIVKNSIFNGDTI, translated from the coding sequence ATGTCATTGAAAGTATTTGATTACGAAGATGTCCAACTCATTCCTAATAAATGCATCGTGAATAGCCGTTCAGAGTGCGATACGACCGTTATTCTAGGCAAACACGCGTTTAAAATGCCTATAGTCCCAGCCAACATGCAAACAATCATCAACGAACCGATCGCAGAATTCCTAGCAGAAAATGGCTATTTCTACATCATGCACCGCTTTAATGGATCGACAAGAATCCCGTTTGTCAAAAAGATGAAAGAACGCCAGTGGATCAGTTCGATCAGCGTTGGGGTGAAAAAGGAAGAATATCTTTTTATAGAAGAGTTGGCCAAACAAAAATTAGCGTCAGATTATATCACGATTGATATTGCGCATGGCCATTCAAATTCTGTCATTGAAATGATCCAACGCATCAAAACGCATTTTCCAGAAACTTTTGTGATTGCCGGGAATGTTGGCACACCAGAAGCAGTCCGTGAATTAGAGAATGCCGGTGCTGACGCTACAAAAGTTGGCATTGGACCTGGGAAAGCGTGTATCACCAAAATCAAAACAGGCTTTGGCACAGGTGGTTGGCAACTGGCAGCTCTTAGATGGTGCGCTAAAGCAGCAAGAAAACCGATTATTGCAGATGGTGGTATTCGCACGCATGGCGATATTGCAAAATCAATACGCTTTGGCGCGACAATGGTAATGATTGGCTCGCTTTTTGCAGGGCATGAAGAATCATCTGGAGAAACAAAAATAGAAAATGGTATCGCATATAAAGAATATTTCGGTTCGGCATCAGAGTTCCAAAAAGGTGAAAAGAAAAATGTTGAAGGTAAGAAAATTTGGATCCAACATAAAGGCTCATTAAAAGACACGCTGATTGAAATGCATCAAGATTTGCAATCTTCAATCTCCTATGCAGGCGGGAGAGACCTTGAAGCGATCCGAAAAGTGGATTACGTGATTGTGAAAAATTCAATTTTCAATGGGGACACAATCTAA
- a CDS encoding ATP-binding cassette domain-containing protein, giving the protein MLQTINLTQRYATKKLFENVNIKLDKNKRYGLIGANGAGKSTFLKILSKSIDCSSGEVIITSGMRMGVLGQDQYAFEDLSLKDAVLIGNKRLYDAIKEKERLYTEGDLSDDKVNARLGELETICVEEDPMYECEVAIEKILEDLGIPSSKHNDLMKTLPSSDKFKILLAQVLFPKPDILLLDEPTNNLDLNAIEWLENNLKRHEGTMVVISHDRHFLNAVCTHILDLDFHSVREFSGNYDDWYIASTLMIKQQEAERNKKLKEKEELEKFIARFSANASKAKQATSRQKQLDKLDIQSLAVSSRRDPSIIFKPKRTIGNEALECENISKSYDGQMVLNQVSLKVMPKDKIALIGPNGVGKSTLCKILVEELKPDTGVVKWGATVSKGYFPQNVSEEISGEETLYQWLFNFNKKIESAEVRNALGRMLFNGEEQEKCVNALSGGEKHRMVLSKLMLEGGNFLVLDEPTNHLDLESIIALGEALFKFDGALICISHDRELIDAYANRIIELVPSPKGASIIDFKGSYEEYLASKK; this is encoded by the coding sequence ATGCTACAAACCATCAACTTAACGCAACGCTATGCGACTAAAAAATTGTTTGAAAACGTGAATATCAAGCTGGATAAAAACAAGCGCTACGGGCTGATTGGGGCTAATGGGGCAGGGAAGTCCACTTTTTTAAAGATTTTAAGCAAGAGCATTGATTGCAGCAGTGGGGAAGTCATCATTACAAGCGGGATGAGAATGGGGGTTTTAGGGCAGGATCAATACGCTTTTGAAGATTTGAGCCTTAAAGATGCGGTTTTGATAGGCAATAAGCGTTTGTATGACGCTATCAAAGAAAAAGAGCGCTTATACACCGAAGGCGATTTGAGCGATGATAAAGTGAATGCGAGACTAGGGGAGCTAGAAACCATTTGTGTAGAAGAAGATCCCATGTATGAATGCGAAGTGGCGATTGAAAAAATCCTAGAAGATTTAGGCATTCCTAGCTCTAAACACAATGATTTGATGAAAACCTTGCCAAGTAGCGATAAATTTAAAATCCTTCTCGCTCAAGTCTTGTTCCCTAAACCGGATATTTTGCTTTTAGATGAGCCGACCAACAACCTGGATTTAAACGCCATTGAGTGGCTAGAAAACAACCTCAAACGCCATGAAGGCACGATGGTAGTCATCAGCCATGACAGGCATTTTTTAAATGCGGTATGCACGCATATTTTGGATTTGGATTTCCACAGCGTGCGCGAATTTAGCGGGAATTATGACGATTGGTATATCGCTTCTACTTTGATGATTAAACAGCAAGAGGCCGAACGCAATAAAAAACTCAAAGAAAAAGAAGAGCTAGAAAAATTCATCGCGCGTTTCAGCGCTAACGCTTCTAAAGCCAAGCAAGCCACCAGCCGCCAAAAACAACTGGATAAATTAGACATTCAAAGCTTAGCGGTATCTAGCAGGAGGGATCCTAGCATTATTTTTAAACCCAAACGCACCATTGGGAATGAAGCTTTAGAGTGCGAAAACATCTCTAAAAGTTATGATGGGCAAATGGTTTTAAATCAAGTGAGCTTGAAAGTGATGCCTAAAGACAAGATCGCCCTCATAGGGCCAAACGGCGTGGGTAAATCCACGCTTTGTAAGATTTTAGTAGAAGAGTTAAAGCCGGATACGGGCGTGGTGAAATGGGGAGCGACCGTTTCAAAAGGCTATTTCCCTCAAAATGTGAGCGAAGAAATCAGCGGGGAAGAGACCTTGTATCAATGGCTTTTTAATTTCAATAAAAAGATTGAAAGCGCAGAGGTTAGGAACGCTTTAGGGAGGATGCTTTTTAATGGCGAAGAGCAAGAAAAATGCGTGAACGCTTTAAGTGGGGGCGAAAAACACCGAATGGTTTTATCCAAGCTCATGCTAGAGGGGGGGAATTTCTTAGTCTTAGATGAGCCAACCAACCACCTAGATTTAGAATCCATTATCGCGCTAGGCGAAGCGCTCTTTAAATTTGATGGGGCGCTGATTTGCATAAGCCATGACAGAGAGCTCATTGATGCGTATGCTAATAGAATCATTGAATTAGTCCCAAGCCCTAAAGGCGCTTCAATCATTGATTTTAAAGGCAGTTATGAAGAGTATTTAGCGAGCAAAAAATGA